TGATGTATTCGTGCTGCTTCGAAGatgttggattgattttcccgatgatatccagtccccatctATAGAAAGaccatggactattcacataattcaatgggagacaaggagtgtggatgagattacatgGACTTGGCATTGacgacacctctgaacgtgtgcatatgcgtcgtcttccatggtcgtccaataatatttctcaagaATTTTGAGAAATAATTTCCTTTCCTTGATGCTCTCCATCATGCACTTCTTTtaaaattgttgggatttcatgctcagctaagcatctcagcaagttcccaccaaagcttttgtggTATAAGACTccatcaagaaagacaaatcttttggctctctgaatgagtttgattgctTATTTCTTTTCCAACGACAAGTCATTGTCCCgaaggtacttgatgtaaggttccctccagtccccagtgtgatggactgtcaaagcttctaaatgatgaggaggcgtctgacaattgggacaagatcTTTGTAGAGTTCTTGACTGagcctccatggaaggccaatagtatcccatcctttgaagTATTCTGTAAAGCGTTACTACCAACGTCtgtccgcagatttcttcatgtatacGTTTGAGTTGCTCGTTGGCCTCTTCGTTTCCAAGACATCGGGATTTCGACAGTATAACaccccatgaagcaagaagtaattTTTTAGTTCCTTGAGGTTAACTTTCCCTGCTGAAAGAGAACTGCCGaattcatgaataataggtgCTCGCCAGTCGTTTGCTTGAACATCTTCAATTTGAGCAAGCCAGGTAGATGATATGGCACGTCTTAACACCATGATAGATTTCTCCGCTCCTTTAAATTTTAGCATAGAGGCAAGAGTTGCTAGGCATTCAACATGTCTGTTATTAGTTCGACCGGTATGGACGATTGTTGCATCAGCAAAATGAGCCAGTAGCCGTTgtgcttcggttctgaatggagcaagagTTATTTCTTTGAGAGGGTAGAATCCATTCATTTGGTTGACCAACATCTTCGAATccccccttatctcgaggtgcaTTTCTCCTGCTTGTTTGGCCAAAGACAATCCTAGTAGGAAAGCTTCGTATTCTGCTGAATTATTGGtgtagtggaaatccaacttgaacgagtgTGAGAATACTTCTCCAGATGGAGATACCAGTACCATGCCCGCTCCTCCAGTGTCGTTGCTAGgggtggcggatccatcaaagtataagaGCCACGTTTCTTCTTTGACAATCAAGATCTCTGGAAATTCTCCGGGCACGTCTTCATGTAACTTTGTGACATCTTCTCCTAGAAAGGCAGCGAGTAAATCTGCAACTGATTGAACTTTGATCGCCTTGGGAGGTACATGGGCTATGTAAAATTCTGACATCTgcagtagccacttcgctggtctccctatcaaggctggcttcgATAGTAAGAACTTTATAGGGTTGGCCTTGGAAACAAGTACAACTCTGTTGGCTAGTAAATAATTTCTGAATTTCTGGATTGCGTGAGCC
This is a stretch of genomic DNA from Papaver somniferum cultivar HN1 chromosome 1, ASM357369v1, whole genome shotgun sequence. It encodes these proteins:
- the LOC113355665 gene encoding uncharacterized protein LOC113355665, with amino-acid sequence MNPLKCAFGVFSGKFLGFQVTAAGIKVDPDKMKDITAMPPPRTVKELQSFMGKVNYIRCFIPGLAQLIASFTPLLKKGASFTWTIVQQDAFENIQQILLSHIVMKSPVQGRPLILYTASGNVAIRALLAQEDEKGVEHPIYYFSRTMRDAELRYPKAERTCLALAHAIQKFRNYLLANRVVLVSKANPIKFLLSKPALIGRPAKWLLQMSEFYIAHVPPKAIKVQSVADLLAAFLGEDVTKLHEDVPGEFPEILIVKEETWLLYFDGSATPSNDTGGAGMVLVSPSGEVFSHSFKLDFHYTNNSAEYEAFLLGLSLAKQAGEMHLEIRGDSKMLVNQMNGFYPLKEITLAPFRTEAQRLLAHFADATIVHTGRTNNRHVECLATLASMLKFKGAEKSIMVLRRAISSTWLAQIEDVQANDWRAPIIHEFGSSLSAGKVNLKELKNYFLLHGVLYCRNPDVLETKRPTSNSNVYMKKSADRRW